The Lycium ferocissimum isolate CSIRO_LF1 chromosome 10, AGI_CSIRO_Lferr_CH_V1, whole genome shotgun sequence genome window below encodes:
- the LOC132032793 gene encoding histone-lysine N-methyltransferase ATXR7-like isoform X4, which produces MVSSMYCHVPSEAEMNHIPPFYSRKRLKSLDSMPMDLTSQGSIEDENRVDVVSTMELTIGCLQNLGSPLCVEMSCQSNGKSENVSSPRDVGGSSTSDKSNVVYPQAALATGWMYVNEQGQMCGPYIKEQLYEGLSTGFLPEELPVYPILNGTISNAVPLKYFNQFPDHVATGFAYLMVSSMEVAKDSGGNGVELPTTSPYSSSGDKHETHSMNQQVSTTGFVGTVAPSMSSVNEESCWLFEDHDGRKHGPHSLVELYSWYHYGYIVDSVMIHHADNKFSPFALKSLISSWTTATPGAQFLSNPDGHETNALHDFVSEISQEVCSQLHMVIMKAARRTLLDEIVSHAISECISEKKDRKKVTNQKKATNQSVKMSSPGTRMSAGFGGSKALVSPESSAEASILRNQKSPAAEVPLKSSGGAKSVGSFENFCDSYTVVCRKLFDSCMQDIWNAVFYDHVSEFSSAWRKRKRWSPPCLMVESNIQAKSYADCTTKLSTEVLQVEEESVPPGFEKKNVTVDLPSVSSSKDCTVELSTEVLQVEQESFGCDPDFPPGFEEKNMTVDLPSVSSPKDCTVELSTEVLQVEQESFVCDLDFPPGFEEKDVTVDLPSVSSSFNDEKGLSGSSHAMDSEANERMQLILESVMDELHLSAKMSLEEYFISLLHEEVMGKVDSLKDGVIIKVAEDPNIFNCGASKNESSDAISVSDNLPCVDTESTSPPVKSSHQNNIDTYVPPASDWFSSAFQKSAGLDNTSIDEMTDELQPPECEAVPVQTSKVRLARSDNNILRIIWYATLSNCRQKVHEKALRELKSFLIDDLIRNFLSTWSSARRCSKPEDSRVTRSKADDEKRDKSPVALSKSVDGFPKVPTAAGKYTYYRKKKLVKRKSGSSLQPPPDGDVGFQKRSINKSRKKDLLGEVTESAKSDNATSSDKEIGPKDCCRELVTDASLVVPPSLVINCNTISEEVVASVSKVGRSNASRKNMKATFIAEVSGDNGRVDGDVGLKKRSINKSRKQDLLGEATGSTKGDNAALSGKEIGPKDCRRELLTNASLVVPPSSAIKCNTISEKVASVSETRRSSSSRKKLKAAFVAEVSSGNRKVEGDISFKKRSINKSRKQDLFGEATKSTKGDNATTSGKEIGPKDFRRELFSNASSIVPPSLVINCDTISEKVASVSKAGRSHASRKKLKPTFAAEVSSSSGKVDGDGFKKRSINKSRKKDLSGEATECAKGDNAASSDKEIGPKDCRRELVTNASLVVSPSSVINCNTSLEEVASVSQAGRSKASHNKLKAPFVAEDSSGNRMVAEAVNSELGTQEMEPTACSKKTPKSKLPKLKKRKIENNLTASGSSTIQRLSSGAGNQAATEVVILEKNQKGKSRIAKHCPHSVGCARSSINGWEWRKWSMRASPAERARVRGNKIVHIQSVSSDTTGSQMFNVKGISARTNRVKLRNLLAAAEGADLLKATQLKARKKRLRFQQSKIHAWGLVALEPIDAEDFVIEYVGELIRRRVSDIREHYYEKIGIGSSYLFRLDDDYVVDATKRGGIARFINHSCEPNCYTKVISVEGQKKIFIYAKRHIAAGEEITYNYKFPLEEKKIPCNCGSKRCRGSMN; this is translated from the exons ATGGTGTCTTCGATGTATTGCCATGTACCGAGTGAAGCAGAGATGAATCATATCCCACCATTCTACTCTCGAAAGAGATTAAAGTCTTTAGATTCGATGCCAATGGATTTAACTTCACAAGGTTCTATTGAGGACGAAAATCGCGTTGATGTTGTATCTACAATGGAGTTAACTATTGG TTGCTTGCAAAATCTTGGTTCACCATTGTGTGTGGAGATGAGTTGCCAGTCCAATGGCAAGAGTGAGAATGTTTCATCGCCTCGTGATGTCGGTGGCAGTTCAACGAGTGACAAGAGTAATGTGGTGTACCCTCAAGCCGCACTTGCAACTGGATGGATGTATGTGAATGAACAGGGTCAAATGTGTGGTCCTTATATTAAGGAACAATTATATGAGGGTCTGTCTACTGGTTTCTTGCCAGAAGAACTTCCCGTTTATCCCATCTTAAATGGGACCATTTCGAATGCGGTGCCCTTAAAGTATTTCAATCAATTTCCTGACCATGTTGCCACTGGCTTTGCTTATTTAATGGTTTCGTCCATGGAAGTTGCCAAAGATTCAGGAGGAAATGGAGTGGAGTTGCCAACAACTTCCCCTTACTCTAGCTCGGGGGATAAACATGAAACTCATTCCATGAATCAGCAAGTGTCGACTACTGGCTTTGTCGGAACAGTTGCACCGTCTATGTCTTCG GTTAACGAAGAATCGTGCTGGCTCTTTGAAGATCATGATGGGAGGAAACATGGGCCGCACTCTCTTGTGGAGCTTTATTCATGGTATCATTATGGATACATTGTGGATTCAGTGATG ATTCATCATGCTGATAATAAGTTCAGTCCCTttgctttgaaatctttaattaGCAGTTGGACTACGGCTACCCCTGGAGCTCAATTCTTGTCTAATCCCGATGGGCATGAGACTAACGCTCTACATGATTTTGTATCCGAGATTTCTCAAGAAGTATGCTCCCAGCTTCATATGGTGATCATGAAAGCAGCCCGCAGGACTCTGCTCGATGAGATTGTTAGCCATGCAATTTCAGAGTGCATCTCTGAAAAAAAAGATCGTAAGAAAGTCACTAATCAAAAGAAAGCCACTAATCAGTCTGTCAAAATGTCATCTCCTGGTACCAGAATG TCTGCAGGTTTCGGTGGCAGTAAGGCCTTAGTTTCTCCTGAGAGCAGTGCAGAAGCTTCTATTCTTCGTAACCAGAAATCTCCTGCTGCTGAAGTCCCTTTGAAGTCTTCAGGAGGCGCAAAATCTGTTGGAAGCTTTGAGAACTTCTGTGATTCTTATACAGTTGTTTGCAGGAAATTATTTGACTCTTGCATGCAAGATATCTGGAATGCTGTCTTCTATGATCACGTGTCAGAGTTTTCATCTGCTTGGAGGAAGAGAAAGCGATGGTCACCTCCTTGTCTGATGGTTGAATCAAACATTCAAGCAAAGTCATATGCTGATTGCACCACAAAGCTTTCTACTGAAGTT TTGCAAGTGGAGGAAGAATCCGTCCCTCCAGGGTTTGAGAAAAAGAATGTGACAGTGGATTTGCCTTCAGTTTCGTCATCAAAAGATTGCACCGTGGAGCTCTCTACTGAAGTT TTGCAGGTGGAGCAAGAATCATTCGGCTGTGATCCTGATTTTCCCCCAGGGTTTGAGGAGAAGAATATGACAGTGGATTTGCCTTCAGTTTCGTCACCAAAAGATTGCACCGTGGAGCTGTCTACTGAAGTT TTGCAAGTGGAGCAAGAATCTTTCGTCTGTGATCTTGATTTCCCCCCAGGGTTTGAGGAGAAGGATGTGACAGTGGATCTGCCTTCAGTTTCGTCatcttttaatgatgaaaagGGGTTGTCTGGATCCAGTCATGCAATGGACTCTGAAGCTAATGAGCGTATGCAACTTATCCTTGAGAGTGTAATGGATGAACTCCACCTGTCTGCAAAGATGTCCTTGGAAGAGTATTTCATTAGCCTTTTGCATGAAGAGGTGATGGGAAAAGTTGATTCCCTTAAAGATGGCGTGATAATCAAG GTTGCTGAGGACCCAAATATTTTTAATTGCGGTGCAAGTAAAAATGAGTCTTCTGATGCCATTTCGGTGTCAGACAACTTACCTTGTGTAGATACTGAGAGTACTTCACCGCCTGTAAAATCATCGCACCAGAACAATATTGATACATATGTGCCTCCTGCGTCAGATTGGTTTTCAAGTGCATTTCAGAAGTCAGCCGGTTTAGATAATACATCCATTGATGAAATGACTGATGAGCTGCAACCACCTGAATGCGAAGCTGTTCCTGTGCAAACTTCTAAAGTTCGGCTTGCTAGGTCTGACAATAATATTTTGAGAATAATATGGTATGCTACCCTGTCAAATTGCCGGCAGAAGGTACATGAGAAAGCACTGAGAGAGTTGAAAAGTTTTCTTATTGATGACCTGATTAGAAATTTCTTGTCAACTTGGTCTTCTGCGAGGAGATGTAGTAAACCAGAGGATTCTCGG GTTACAAGAAGCAAAGCAGATGATGAGAAACGTGATAAATCTCCTGTTGCATTAAGCAAAAGCGTGGATGGCTTTCCTAAGGTACCTACAGCCGCGGGGAAATATACATATTACCGGAAGAAAAAGTTGGTCAAAAGAAAGTCAGGCTCTTCATTGCAGCCTCCCCCTGATGGAGATGTTGGCTTCCAAAAGCGATCTATTAACAAGTCAAGGAAAAAAGATCTCTTGGGAGAGGTAACAGAGAGCGCTAAAAGTGACAATGCAACTTCAAGTGATAAGGAAATTGGGCCAAAAGATTGTTGCAGAGAGTTGGTCACTGATGCCTCTTTAGTTGTTCCTCCATCATTGGTTATTAATTGTAACACTATCTCGGAGGAAGTAGTTGCTTCTGTCTCCAAAG TGGGGAGAAGTAACGCAAGCCGCAAAAACATGAAGGCCACTTTTATCGCTGAGGTCTCTGGTGATAATGGAAGGGTTGATGGAGACGTTGGCTTAAAAAAGAGATCTATTAACAAGTCAAGGAAACAAGATCTCTTGGGGGAGGCAACGGGGAGCACTAAAGGTGACAATGCAGCTTTAAGTGGTAAGGAAATTGGGCCGAAAGATTGTCGCAGAGAGTTGCTCACTAATGCTTCTTTagttgttcctccatcatcggCTATTAAATGTAACACTATCTCAGAGAAAGTTGCATCTGTTTCCGAAA CGAGGAGAAGTAGTTCAAGCCGCAAAAAACTGAAGGCTGCTTTTGTCGCTGAGGTCTCCAGTGGTAACAGAAAGGTTGAAGGAGACATCAGCTTCAAAAAGAGATCTATTAACAAGTCAAGGAAACAAGATCTCTTTGGGGAGGCAACAAAAAGCACTAAAGGTGACAACGCAACTACAAGTGGTAAGGAAATTGGGCCGAAAGATTTTCGCAGAGAGTTGTTCAGTAATGCCTCTTCAATTGTTCCGCCATCATTGGTTATTAATTGTGACACTATCTCAGAGAAAGTTGCATCTGTTTCCAAAG CGGGGAGAAGTCATGCAAGCCGCAAAAAACTGAAGCCCACTTTTGCCGCTGAGGTCTCCAGTAGTAGTGGAAAGGTTGATGGAGACGGCTTCAAAAAGAGATCTATTAACAAGTCAAGGAAAAAAGACCTCTCGGGAGAGGCAACGGAGTGCGCTAAAGGTGACAATGCAGCTTCAAGTGATAAGGAAATTGGTCCAAAAGATTGTCGCAGAGAGTTGGTCACTAATGCCTCTTTAGTTGTTTCTCCATCATCGGTTATTAATTGTAACACTAGCTTGGAGGAAGTTGCATCTGTCTCCCAAG CAGGGAGAAGTAAAGCAAGCCACAATAAACTGAAGGCTCCTTTTGTTGCCGAGGACTCCAGTGGTAATAGAATGGTAGCTGAGGCTGTGAACAGCGAATTGGGCACTCAAGAAATGGAACCAACTGCTTGTTCGAAAAAGACTCCCAAAT CCAAATTACCGAAgttgaaaaagagaaaaatagagaATAATCTGACAGCCTCTGGGTCAAGTACAATTCAGAGACTATCAAGTGGTGCTGGCAACCAAGCTGCAACAGAGGTGGTTATTCTAGAGAAAAATCAGAAGGGTAAATCCCGGATAGCAAAACATTGTCCACATTCAGTTGGCTGTGCTCGATCTTCAATCAATGGTTGGGAATGGCGTAAGTGGTCGATGAGGGCAAGTCCTGCCGAAAGGGCTCGTGTTAGGGGAAATAAGATCGTTCATATTCAATCTGTTAGTTCAGATACTACTGGTTCTCAAATGTTTAATGTTAAGGGAATTTCTGCAAGAACAAACAGGGTTAAGTTGCGCAACCTCCTTGCTGCTGCCGAGGGTGCTGATCTCTTGAAAGCTACTCAATTGAAG GCGAGGAAGAAGCGCCTACGCTTCCAACAAAGTAAGATACATGCTTGGGGTCTCGTTGCCCTTGAGCCTATTGACGCTGAAGACTTTGTCATTGAATATGTTGGAGAGCTTATACGTCGTCGT GTATCTGACATACGAGAGCACTATTATGAAAAGATTGGAATTGGGAGCAGTTACCTTTTCAGACTGGATGATGATTATGTG GTTGATGCAACAAAACGTGGTGGTATTGCCAGATTCATAAACCATTCTTGTGAG CCGAATTGCTATACAAAAGTTATAAGTGTTGAGGGTCAGAAAAAGATCTTCATATATGCTAAGCGGCATATTGCAGCTGGTGAAGAGATAACTTACAATTACAAGTTTCCTTTGGAGGAAAAGAAGATCCCCTGTAATTGTGGTTCTAAAAG GTGTCGTGGCTCGATGAATTGA
- the LOC132032793 gene encoding histone-lysine N-methyltransferase ATXR7-like isoform X6, giving the protein MVSSMYCHVPSEAEMNHIPPFYSRKRLKSLDSMPMDLTSQGSIEDENRVDVVSTMELTIGCLQNLGSPLCVEMSCQSNGKSENVSSPRDVGGSSTSDKSNVVYPQAALATGWMYVNEQGQMCGPYIKEQLYEGLSTGFLPEELPVYPILNGTISNAVPLKYFNQFPDHVATGFAYLMVSSMEVAKDSGGNGVELPTTSPYSSSGDKHETHSMNQQVSTTGFVGTVAPSMSSVNEESCWLFEDHDGRKHGPHSLVELYSWYHYGYIVDSVMIHHADNKFSPFALKSLISSWTTATPGAQFLSNPDGHETNALHDFVSEISQEVCSQLHMVIMKAARRTLLDEIVSHAISECISEKKDRKKVTNQKKATNQSVKMSSPGTRMSAGFGGSKALVSPESSAEASILRNQKSPAAEVPLKSSGGAKSVGSFENFCDSYTVVCRKLFDSCMQDIWNAVFYDHVSEFSSAWRKRKRWSPPCLMVESNIQAKSYADCTTKLSTEVLQVEEESVPPGFEKKNVTVDLPSVSSSKDCTVELSTEVLQVEQESFGCDPDFPPGFEEKNMTVDLPSVSSPKDCTVELSTEVLQVEQESFVCDLDFPPGFEEKDVTVDLPSVSSSFNDEKGLSGSSHAMDSEANERMQLILESVMDELHLSAKMSLEEYFISLLHEEVMGKVDSLKDGVIIKVAEDPNIFNCGASKNESSDAISVSDNLPCVDTESTSPPVKSSHQNNIDTYVPPASDWFSSAFQKSAGLDNTSIDEMTDELQPPECEAVPVQTSKVRLARSDNNILRIIWYATLSNCRQKVHEKALRELKSFLIDDLIRNFLSTWSSARRCSKPEDSRVTRSKADDEKRDKSPVALSKSVDGFPKVPTAAGKYTYYRKKKLVKRKSGSSLQPPPDGDVGFQKRSINKSRKKDLLGEVTESAKSDNATSSDKEIGPKDCCRELVTDASLVVPPSLVINCNTISEEVVASVSKVGRSNASRKNMKATFIAEVSGDNGRVDGDVGLKKRSINKSRKQDLLGEATGSTKGDNAALSGKEIGPKDCRRELLTNASLVVPPSSAIKSRRSSSSRKKLKAAFVAEVSSGNRKVEGDISFKKRSINKSRKQDLFGEATKSTKGDNATTSGKEIGPKDFRRELFSNASSIVPPSLVINCDTISEKVASVSKAGRSHASRKKLKPTFAAEVSSSSGKVDGDGFKKRSINKSRKKDLSGEATECAKGDNAASSDKEIGPKDCRRELVTNASLVVSPSSVINCNTSLEEVASVSQAGRSKASHNKLKAPFVAEDSSGNRMVAEAVNSELGTQEMEPTACSKKTPKSAAKLPKLKKRKIENNLTASGSSTIQRLSSGAGNQAATEVVILEKNQKGKSRIAKHCPHSVGCARSSINGWEWRKWSMRASPAERARVRGNKIVHIQSVSSDTTGSQMFNVKGISARTNRVKLRNLLAAAEGADLLKATQLKARKKRLRFQQSKIHAWGLVALEPIDAEDFVIEYVGELIRRRVSDIREHYYEKIGIGSSYLFRLDDDYVVDATKRGGIARFINHSCEPNCYTKVISVEGQKKIFIYAKRHIAAGEEITYNYKFPLEEKKIPCNCGSKRCRGSMN; this is encoded by the exons ATGGTGTCTTCGATGTATTGCCATGTACCGAGTGAAGCAGAGATGAATCATATCCCACCATTCTACTCTCGAAAGAGATTAAAGTCTTTAGATTCGATGCCAATGGATTTAACTTCACAAGGTTCTATTGAGGACGAAAATCGCGTTGATGTTGTATCTACAATGGAGTTAACTATTGG TTGCTTGCAAAATCTTGGTTCACCATTGTGTGTGGAGATGAGTTGCCAGTCCAATGGCAAGAGTGAGAATGTTTCATCGCCTCGTGATGTCGGTGGCAGTTCAACGAGTGACAAGAGTAATGTGGTGTACCCTCAAGCCGCACTTGCAACTGGATGGATGTATGTGAATGAACAGGGTCAAATGTGTGGTCCTTATATTAAGGAACAATTATATGAGGGTCTGTCTACTGGTTTCTTGCCAGAAGAACTTCCCGTTTATCCCATCTTAAATGGGACCATTTCGAATGCGGTGCCCTTAAAGTATTTCAATCAATTTCCTGACCATGTTGCCACTGGCTTTGCTTATTTAATGGTTTCGTCCATGGAAGTTGCCAAAGATTCAGGAGGAAATGGAGTGGAGTTGCCAACAACTTCCCCTTACTCTAGCTCGGGGGATAAACATGAAACTCATTCCATGAATCAGCAAGTGTCGACTACTGGCTTTGTCGGAACAGTTGCACCGTCTATGTCTTCG GTTAACGAAGAATCGTGCTGGCTCTTTGAAGATCATGATGGGAGGAAACATGGGCCGCACTCTCTTGTGGAGCTTTATTCATGGTATCATTATGGATACATTGTGGATTCAGTGATG ATTCATCATGCTGATAATAAGTTCAGTCCCTttgctttgaaatctttaattaGCAGTTGGACTACGGCTACCCCTGGAGCTCAATTCTTGTCTAATCCCGATGGGCATGAGACTAACGCTCTACATGATTTTGTATCCGAGATTTCTCAAGAAGTATGCTCCCAGCTTCATATGGTGATCATGAAAGCAGCCCGCAGGACTCTGCTCGATGAGATTGTTAGCCATGCAATTTCAGAGTGCATCTCTGAAAAAAAAGATCGTAAGAAAGTCACTAATCAAAAGAAAGCCACTAATCAGTCTGTCAAAATGTCATCTCCTGGTACCAGAATG TCTGCAGGTTTCGGTGGCAGTAAGGCCTTAGTTTCTCCTGAGAGCAGTGCAGAAGCTTCTATTCTTCGTAACCAGAAATCTCCTGCTGCTGAAGTCCCTTTGAAGTCTTCAGGAGGCGCAAAATCTGTTGGAAGCTTTGAGAACTTCTGTGATTCTTATACAGTTGTTTGCAGGAAATTATTTGACTCTTGCATGCAAGATATCTGGAATGCTGTCTTCTATGATCACGTGTCAGAGTTTTCATCTGCTTGGAGGAAGAGAAAGCGATGGTCACCTCCTTGTCTGATGGTTGAATCAAACATTCAAGCAAAGTCATATGCTGATTGCACCACAAAGCTTTCTACTGAAGTT TTGCAAGTGGAGGAAGAATCCGTCCCTCCAGGGTTTGAGAAAAAGAATGTGACAGTGGATTTGCCTTCAGTTTCGTCATCAAAAGATTGCACCGTGGAGCTCTCTACTGAAGTT TTGCAGGTGGAGCAAGAATCATTCGGCTGTGATCCTGATTTTCCCCCAGGGTTTGAGGAGAAGAATATGACAGTGGATTTGCCTTCAGTTTCGTCACCAAAAGATTGCACCGTGGAGCTGTCTACTGAAGTT TTGCAAGTGGAGCAAGAATCTTTCGTCTGTGATCTTGATTTCCCCCCAGGGTTTGAGGAGAAGGATGTGACAGTGGATCTGCCTTCAGTTTCGTCatcttttaatgatgaaaagGGGTTGTCTGGATCCAGTCATGCAATGGACTCTGAAGCTAATGAGCGTATGCAACTTATCCTTGAGAGTGTAATGGATGAACTCCACCTGTCTGCAAAGATGTCCTTGGAAGAGTATTTCATTAGCCTTTTGCATGAAGAGGTGATGGGAAAAGTTGATTCCCTTAAAGATGGCGTGATAATCAAG GTTGCTGAGGACCCAAATATTTTTAATTGCGGTGCAAGTAAAAATGAGTCTTCTGATGCCATTTCGGTGTCAGACAACTTACCTTGTGTAGATACTGAGAGTACTTCACCGCCTGTAAAATCATCGCACCAGAACAATATTGATACATATGTGCCTCCTGCGTCAGATTGGTTTTCAAGTGCATTTCAGAAGTCAGCCGGTTTAGATAATACATCCATTGATGAAATGACTGATGAGCTGCAACCACCTGAATGCGAAGCTGTTCCTGTGCAAACTTCTAAAGTTCGGCTTGCTAGGTCTGACAATAATATTTTGAGAATAATATGGTATGCTACCCTGTCAAATTGCCGGCAGAAGGTACATGAGAAAGCACTGAGAGAGTTGAAAAGTTTTCTTATTGATGACCTGATTAGAAATTTCTTGTCAACTTGGTCTTCTGCGAGGAGATGTAGTAAACCAGAGGATTCTCGG GTTACAAGAAGCAAAGCAGATGATGAGAAACGTGATAAATCTCCTGTTGCATTAAGCAAAAGCGTGGATGGCTTTCCTAAGGTACCTACAGCCGCGGGGAAATATACATATTACCGGAAGAAAAAGTTGGTCAAAAGAAAGTCAGGCTCTTCATTGCAGCCTCCCCCTGATGGAGATGTTGGCTTCCAAAAGCGATCTATTAACAAGTCAAGGAAAAAAGATCTCTTGGGAGAGGTAACAGAGAGCGCTAAAAGTGACAATGCAACTTCAAGTGATAAGGAAATTGGGCCAAAAGATTGTTGCAGAGAGTTGGTCACTGATGCCTCTTTAGTTGTTCCTCCATCATTGGTTATTAATTGTAACACTATCTCGGAGGAAGTAGTTGCTTCTGTCTCCAAAG TGGGGAGAAGTAACGCAAGCCGCAAAAACATGAAGGCCACTTTTATCGCTGAGGTCTCTGGTGATAATGGAAGGGTTGATGGAGACGTTGGCTTAAAAAAGAGATCTATTAACAAGTCAAGGAAACAAGATCTCTTGGGGGAGGCAACGGGGAGCACTAAAGGTGACAATGCAGCTTTAAGTGGTAAGGAAATTGGGCCGAAAGATTGTCGCAGAGAGTTGCTCACTAATGCTTCTTTagttgttcctccatcatcggCTATTAAAT CGAGGAGAAGTAGTTCAAGCCGCAAAAAACTGAAGGCTGCTTTTGTCGCTGAGGTCTCCAGTGGTAACAGAAAGGTTGAAGGAGACATCAGCTTCAAAAAGAGATCTATTAACAAGTCAAGGAAACAAGATCTCTTTGGGGAGGCAACAAAAAGCACTAAAGGTGACAACGCAACTACAAGTGGTAAGGAAATTGGGCCGAAAGATTTTCGCAGAGAGTTGTTCAGTAATGCCTCTTCAATTGTTCCGCCATCATTGGTTATTAATTGTGACACTATCTCAGAGAAAGTTGCATCTGTTTCCAAAG CGGGGAGAAGTCATGCAAGCCGCAAAAAACTGAAGCCCACTTTTGCCGCTGAGGTCTCCAGTAGTAGTGGAAAGGTTGATGGAGACGGCTTCAAAAAGAGATCTATTAACAAGTCAAGGAAAAAAGACCTCTCGGGAGAGGCAACGGAGTGCGCTAAAGGTGACAATGCAGCTTCAAGTGATAAGGAAATTGGTCCAAAAGATTGTCGCAGAGAGTTGGTCACTAATGCCTCTTTAGTTGTTTCTCCATCATCGGTTATTAATTGTAACACTAGCTTGGAGGAAGTTGCATCTGTCTCCCAAG CAGGGAGAAGTAAAGCAAGCCACAATAAACTGAAGGCTCCTTTTGTTGCCGAGGACTCCAGTGGTAATAGAATGGTAGCTGAGGCTGTGAACAGCGAATTGGGCACTCAAGAAATGGAACCAACTGCTTGTTCGAAAAAGACTCCCAAAT CAGCAGCCAAATTACCGAAgttgaaaaagagaaaaatagagaATAATCTGACAGCCTCTGGGTCAAGTACAATTCAGAGACTATCAAGTGGTGCTGGCAACCAAGCTGCAACAGAGGTGGTTATTCTAGAGAAAAATCAGAAGGGTAAATCCCGGATAGCAAAACATTGTCCACATTCAGTTGGCTGTGCTCGATCTTCAATCAATGGTTGGGAATGGCGTAAGTGGTCGATGAGGGCAAGTCCTGCCGAAAGGGCTCGTGTTAGGGGAAATAAGATCGTTCATATTCAATCTGTTAGTTCAGATACTACTGGTTCTCAAATGTTTAATGTTAAGGGAATTTCTGCAAGAACAAACAGGGTTAAGTTGCGCAACCTCCTTGCTGCTGCCGAGGGTGCTGATCTCTTGAAAGCTACTCAATTGAAG GCGAGGAAGAAGCGCCTACGCTTCCAACAAAGTAAGATACATGCTTGGGGTCTCGTTGCCCTTGAGCCTATTGACGCTGAAGACTTTGTCATTGAATATGTTGGAGAGCTTATACGTCGTCGT GTATCTGACATACGAGAGCACTATTATGAAAAGATTGGAATTGGGAGCAGTTACCTTTTCAGACTGGATGATGATTATGTG GTTGATGCAACAAAACGTGGTGGTATTGCCAGATTCATAAACCATTCTTGTGAG CCGAATTGCTATACAAAAGTTATAAGTGTTGAGGGTCAGAAAAAGATCTTCATATATGCTAAGCGGCATATTGCAGCTGGTGAAGAGATAACTTACAATTACAAGTTTCCTTTGGAGGAAAAGAAGATCCCCTGTAATTGTGGTTCTAAAAG GTGTCGTGGCTCGATGAATTGA